From the genome of Muricauda sp. SCSIO 64092, one region includes:
- a CDS encoding OmpA family protein gives MKMNTLFCFVLGFAMLHGQYKESKGDGYFFSYAYSDAIAAYERDLEKGGSLSPRQYLNLADSYFKTNKFEKATDIYLELFAQDSIMEGDHLNMLLQGLGRTSNKERLTTFLNDNKLDFSRELQENAKFNMELLTSKKNDEDHNYRVFNLDANSTQSDFSPAFYRNGLLFTSGRPLGKGESYEPMGEAYLDVFEGEIAANGQVAKVDRLNAIRDSDYHKATPYFSEDLNSIFYVLSNTLEGELEFDESGKNALSIGMQKIGGSFKFLWRDLSTSFYYPFYDDNTSRLYFSANLKDGYGGTDIYYVNTSNGQIMSAPINLGPKINTPGNEIAPYIFEGVFYFSTDVFYGLGGMDIYKANFKEGGFTIPVNLGKPINSETDDFGFIIKNHENGLQGYFSSNRAGGKGKDDVFGFFVDEKPGIKTFALNGKVVRLNNMQGVSNARIKVYGPGGELLLETLSNDRGDYSIEIPSQSKVRVEAAKDRFSIFSAIFEGEQIEAVQKGNLNIGIALYDDLVEEREGQKVVKLKKFFFGNGESKVTPDIAIELDKVVDFVERFPAVQLRIESHTDSQGSAAANFRLTQARSDAIKDYLANHGVPSSNILYSIGYGEDKILNNCKNGVYCLEMLHRQNRRSLIVILNDNILFD, from the coding sequence ATGAAGATGAACACACTTTTTTGCTTTGTCCTCGGATTTGCAATGCTCCATGGACAGTACAAGGAATCCAAGGGCGATGGTTATTTCTTTTCCTACGCCTATTCGGATGCCATTGCGGCCTACGAAAGGGATTTGGAAAAAGGGGGCAGTTTGTCCCCAAGGCAATATTTGAATTTGGCAGACTCTTATTTTAAAACCAATAAGTTCGAAAAGGCAACGGATATTTATCTCGAACTGTTTGCCCAGGACAGCATAATGGAAGGGGATCATCTTAATATGTTGCTACAGGGACTGGGAAGGACCTCCAACAAAGAAAGACTGACCACTTTTCTTAATGACAACAAGTTGGACTTCTCCAGGGAATTACAGGAGAATGCCAAGTTTAACATGGAATTGTTGACTTCAAAAAAGAACGATGAAGACCATAATTACAGGGTGTTTAATTTGGATGCCAACAGTACCCAGTCCGATTTTTCACCAGCTTTTTATCGAAACGGTCTATTGTTTACCAGCGGGCGCCCTCTGGGAAAGGGCGAAAGTTACGAACCTATGGGTGAGGCCTACTTGGATGTTTTTGAGGGTGAGATTGCCGCAAATGGCCAAGTGGCCAAGGTAGATAGGCTCAATGCCATTCGGGATTCGGATTATCATAAGGCCACGCCCTATTTTTCAGAAGACCTGAACAGTATCTTTTATGTGCTTTCCAATACACTCGAAGGAGAACTTGAATTTGATGAAAGCGGAAAAAATGCACTTTCCATAGGGATGCAAAAAATAGGGGGCAGTTTTAAATTCCTTTGGAGGGATTTGAGTACTTCGTTTTATTATCCCTTTTACGATGATAACACGTCTAGACTCTACTTTTCCGCTAATCTGAAAGATGGTTATGGAGGTACCGATATTTATTATGTAAATACCAGTAACGGTCAAATAATGTCCGCCCCCATAAATCTAGGGCCAAAAATAAATACCCCGGGCAATGAAATAGCCCCATACATTTTTGAAGGTGTTTTTTATTTTTCCACGGATGTTTTCTATGGTCTTGGAGGGATGGACATTTATAAGGCAAATTTCAAGGAAGGTGGTTTTACCATTCCCGTGAATCTCGGCAAACCCATTAATTCGGAAACAGACGATTTTGGGTTTATCATCAAAAATCATGAAAACGGGCTACAGGGGTATTTTTCTTCCAATAGGGCAGGTGGCAAAGGAAAAGATGATGTATTTGGATTTTTTGTCGACGAAAAACCGGGAATCAAGACCTTTGCATTGAATGGGAAGGTCGTAAGATTGAACAATATGCAGGGCGTATCCAATGCCCGTATTAAAGTGTATGGGCCAGGAGGTGAACTTTTGCTGGAAACACTTTCCAACGATCGAGGGGACTATTCCATTGAAATTCCATCGCAATCAAAAGTACGTGTTGAGGCTGCCAAGGACAGATTCTCCATCTTTTCGGCAATATTTGAAGGAGAACAAATAGAGGCGGTTCAAAAGGGGAACCTGAATATTGGAATTGCACTTTATGATGATTTGGTCGAAGAAAGGGAAGGACAGAAAGTTGTAAAACTCAAAAAGTTTTTCTTTGGGAATGGTGAATCAAAAGTTACCCCGGATATTGCCATTGAATTGGACAAGGTAGTTGATTTTGTAGAGCGTTTTCCAGCGGTTCAGTTACGAATAGAAAGCCATACGGACAGTCAAGGTAGTGCTGCCGCCAATTTTAGACTTACGCAGGCGCGTTCAGATGCCATTAAGGACTATCTCGCGAATCATGGTGTTCCCTCAAGCAATATATTATATTCCATTGGTTACGGTGAAGATAAAATCCTGAACAATTGTAAAAATGGGGTGTATTGTTTGGAAATGCTACATCGACAAAATAGACGCTCCCTTATCGTAATCCTAAACGACAATATTTTGTTTGACTAG
- a CDS encoding ABC transporter permease, producing MLRYNLKFILRNLWGKKIYTSIILLSLIVAFVCSNILISFLTYETDTDSFHSKKNQIFQIFSGDPFNGDSHIVYIPSFFSDYLIENYAEIEEVTQLASLKDLNLEVGKNTFRDFTVLLADKSFFSIFDFPIVYGNRSECLAPGNIVISEKKAEILFGKSEVVGQPITVITPDSTLKLMVSAVTRRPSVNSHLNFDAIMHNSTFPDKWRGGPSYALLTDSNLSESLEMKINNDINRPGLIGPGKINYFFGALEESYFRLENKMDFMKTRNPTFLKIGYIACLLVIFIAGFNFINLFLLFWQERKKEVGIKKTLGISKKGLFGFSITEAGFYILVSFIVSLGITILIIPVFNSVFEYNFSMEYLLNTKVVVYLSLFLFVCGVMTVMFSVSKQLRIQPVNLMAKESSRITFNRFLFTVQFIISITLAICSITLVQQMNFLENASLGFNRSIIQLDAPSQDFSEKLHIIKQNIASLPFIDNLTVSGGNPITGNMISRYELDNGKTYTPFLFGGDEDFLKTLDLTLLEGELPSNVRHGKLVNQKLIRQFNLEKPIGKKVPGTEDIIIGVVQDFTCGSFKEEIPPVIISYYDTGKSLLIDYQGNNLKTVLPMIEKEWSKVFSSNYFKYSILEEELRKKYKEDTFFFKLIVTFSIISILLSCFGLFALSWAVTQNRSKEMGIRKVLGATSIDILNLLTITFTRRILIAFIIAIPIGYYLMNQWLMGFANKIELNFWIFAISVLIVIVVSSVTLSLQVAKTMMMNPINEIRKE from the coding sequence ATGTTAAGATACAATCTTAAATTTATTTTGAGGAATTTATGGGGTAAGAAGATTTATACCTCTATTATATTATTAAGTCTAATAGTTGCATTTGTCTGCTCAAATATCCTAATATCCTTTCTTACCTACGAAACCGATACAGATTCATTTCACTCAAAAAAAAATCAAATTTTTCAGATTTTTAGTGGTGATCCATTTAATGGGGATAGTCACATTGTTTATATACCCAGTTTTTTTTCCGATTATCTAATCGAGAACTATGCAGAAATCGAAGAAGTTACTCAACTTGCCAGTTTGAAAGATTTAAATTTAGAGGTAGGAAAAAATACATTCCGTGATTTCACTGTATTGTTGGCTGACAAGTCTTTTTTTTCAATTTTTGATTTCCCTATCGTTTACGGAAACAGAAGCGAATGTTTGGCTCCGGGAAACATAGTGATTTCGGAGAAAAAGGCTGAAATATTATTCGGCAAATCTGAAGTTGTCGGTCAACCAATTACGGTCATAACCCCAGACAGTACCCTAAAACTTATGGTCTCAGCTGTCACACGCAGACCTAGTGTGAACAGCCATCTGAATTTTGACGCTATAATGCACAACTCTACTTTTCCAGATAAATGGCGTGGCGGTCCTAGTTATGCGCTGCTAACAGATTCCAATCTGTCCGAATCCTTGGAGATGAAAATCAATAATGATATCAACAGGCCAGGACTTATAGGGCCTGGGAAAATTAATTATTTCTTTGGAGCTCTTGAAGAATCATATTTTCGACTTGAAAATAAAATGGATTTCATGAAAACAAGAAATCCAACTTTTTTGAAAATTGGGTATATCGCCTGTTTACTAGTAATTTTTATTGCAGGTTTTAACTTCATCAATCTTTTTTTGCTTTTTTGGCAAGAAAGAAAAAAGGAGGTGGGAATAAAAAAAACATTGGGGATTTCCAAAAAAGGACTATTTGGTTTTTCGATTACTGAAGCTGGGTTTTATATTCTGGTCAGTTTTATAGTATCGCTAGGAATTACAATTCTTATAATCCCTGTTTTTAATTCAGTTTTCGAATACAACTTTTCTATGGAATATCTACTTAACACAAAAGTTGTTGTCTATTTGAGCCTTTTTTTGTTTGTCTGTGGGGTAATGACTGTGATGTTTTCTGTGTCAAAACAATTGCGTATTCAACCAGTGAATTTGATGGCAAAAGAGTCCTCAAGAATAACGTTCAACAGATTTTTATTTACAGTTCAATTCATCATTTCCATAACATTGGCAATTTGTTCGATTACCCTAGTACAACAAATGAATTTCTTGGAAAATGCATCTTTAGGTTTCAATCGTAGCATTATACAGTTAGACGCACCAAGCCAAGATTTTTCTGAAAAGCTTCATATTATTAAACAAAATATAGCAAGTTTGCCTTTCATCGATAATTTGACCGTCAGTGGAGGAAACCCGATTACGGGAAATATGATAAGTCGCTACGAACTAGATAATGGCAAAACTTATACACCATTTTTGTTCGGAGGAGATGAAGATTTTCTCAAAACATTGGATTTAACTTTACTGGAAGGGGAATTGCCTTCAAATGTCCGTCACGGAAAGCTTGTTAACCAAAAATTAATACGTCAATTCAATTTGGAAAAACCAATAGGTAAGAAAGTACCAGGTACGGAAGATATAATTATTGGAGTTGTACAAGATTTTACATGTGGATCCTTCAAAGAAGAAATCCCCCCTGTTATTATTTCTTATTATGATACAGGAAAATCATTATTAATAGACTATCAAGGGAACAATTTAAAAACAGTACTCCCCATGATAGAAAAAGAGTGGAGCAAGGTATTTTCCTCCAATTATTTTAAATATAGCATTCTTGAGGAGGAACTTAGGAAAAAATACAAGGAAGATACTTTTTTCTTCAAGTTAATTGTCACCTTCTCAATCATTAGTATTCTATTATCGTGTTTTGGTCTGTTTGCTCTTTCCTGGGCGGTGACTCAAAATCGTTCCAAGGAAATGGGAATTCGTAAAGTGCTTGGTGCAACCTCAATCGATATTTTAAACTTGTTGACCATAACATTTACAAGGCGAATACTTATAGCCTTTATTATAGCCATACCCATTGGGTATTACTTAATGAATCAATGGTTAATGGGTTTTGCAAATAAGATTGAGCTTAATTTTTGGATTTTCGCGATATCAGTATTAATCGTAATAGTAGTATCTTCAGTTACACTAAGCTTGCAAGTCGCAAAAACCATGATGATGAACCCTATAAACGAAATAAGGAAAGAATAA
- a CDS encoding type IX secretion system membrane protein PorP/SprF: MFKKQHYIYLTLTFSMVWCMVRAQQEPQYTQYMYNIGSFNPAYVGSVESAEFSGLYRAQWVDIPGAPRNIRFGANIPFSNEKMGLGFNVVSDVLGPSTQTFIDVAYSYQIKMSNDSWLSFGIDAGGSILDLDFSKGNFQNPGEPLIGGQNFNEFYPVVGAGLFMYGEQWYAGLSIPNFLTLGIYEAELESVVDNDLQYNFIAGCIFNISDRTKFKPAVLLNYLPGIPVNFNLSANFLFLDALTLGANYRINNSISGVAGLQVSNSIFFGYSYDYSTNGLGEFGGASHEAIVKFYLGRGDGGSRARNKRINKLKGKPKQIDSPRFF; this comes from the coding sequence ATGTTTAAAAAACAGCATTATATCTATTTAACCCTTACATTCAGCATGGTCTGGTGTATGGTGCGTGCTCAACAGGAACCTCAATATACCCAATATATGTACAATATAGGGAGTTTTAATCCCGCTTATGTAGGTTCCGTGGAATCAGCGGAATTTTCGGGATTGTATAGGGCACAATGGGTAGATATTCCCGGCGCTCCAAGAAATATTAGGTTCGGTGCCAATATTCCCTTTTCCAATGAAAAAATGGGACTTGGATTTAATGTGGTGAGTGATGTGTTGGGGCCATCCACCCAAACGTTCATTGATGTTGCCTATTCCTACCAAATAAAAATGTCCAATGACTCCTGGCTATCCTTTGGTATCGATGCAGGGGGATCCATCTTGGATTTGGACTTTTCCAAAGGGAATTTTCAGAATCCGGGAGAACCTTTGATTGGAGGCCAGAACTTCAATGAGTTTTATCCAGTTGTCGGGGCGGGATTGTTTATGTATGGAGAGCAATGGTATGCAGGTTTGTCCATTCCCAATTTTTTGACCTTAGGAATCTATGAGGCAGAATTGGAGTCTGTTGTGGACAACGATCTGCAATATAATTTTATAGCAGGCTGTATTTTCAATATCTCTGACCGAACCAAATTTAAACCGGCCGTTTTACTGAACTACCTTCCAGGAATCCCCGTTAACTTTAACCTGTCGGCAAATTTCCTCTTTTTGGACGCTTTGACGTTGGGGGCCAATTATCGAATCAACAACTCAATTAGTGGTGTGGCGGGACTACAAGTTTCGAACAGTATATTTTTTGGCTATTCGTATGATTACAGTACCAATGGTCTTGGGGAGTTTGGAGGCGCTTCACATGAGGCCATAGTAAAGTTTTATTTAGGGCGCGGTGATGGAGGTTCCAGGGCAAGGAACAAAAGAATTAATAAGTTAAAAGGCAAACCAAAACAAATAGATTCGCCAAGGTTTTTTTAA
- the lepB gene encoding signal peptidase I, with the protein MRKIIGFFLCTILLLLILRIFWLALGLLGFGLVFLLLASNLGLVKMIKKKRWLFYFLIFFFVFAFAVSLRVFVIEMYKIPSGSMENTLATGDMILVSKLNYGPRLPKTLFEIPWLNTFNTTGKSYINDYGVNSKDRRLKGFSKVTNNEVVVFEHPREPGNYLAKRCVGIPGDSLSILDGFVHINGVEIDKSKSLKRKYRVWIKNNLSHCEKKNPNTSILNLSFYDILRKKLEINITNDYHRLLENLHLFDSITLIDTPIETDPNGKINWSLHNWEATVVPHKNQKIILDVNNYAFYKGIIEKFEEVKIVFHKKKFYVNGKRIKSYKFKRNYYFMLGDNRNYSIDSRHWGLVPEEKIIGKVILTLYSINRDSELERLFKVTR; encoded by the coding sequence GTGAGGAAGATAATTGGTTTTTTTTTGTGCACAATATTGTTACTGCTTATCTTAAGAATATTTTGGTTGGCTTTGGGCCTGCTTGGCTTTGGACTTGTTTTTTTACTTCTTGCCTCAAATTTGGGTCTAGTTAAAATGATTAAGAAAAAACGTTGGCTGTTTTATTTCTTGATTTTTTTTTTCGTGTTTGCATTTGCCGTATCACTGAGAGTATTTGTGATAGAAATGTATAAAATCCCGAGCGGTTCCATGGAGAACACTTTGGCTACTGGCGACATGATTTTGGTAAGTAAACTCAACTATGGCCCTCGTTTGCCAAAAACACTATTTGAAATTCCTTGGCTGAATACTTTTAACACCACAGGTAAATCTTACATTAACGATTATGGTGTCAACTCAAAGGATAGAAGGCTAAAAGGATTTTCAAAGGTTACCAATAATGAGGTTGTTGTTTTTGAACACCCTAGGGAGCCTGGAAATTATTTAGCTAAAAGGTGTGTTGGAATACCAGGTGATTCTTTAAGCATTCTTGACGGTTTTGTACATATTAATGGGGTTGAGATAGACAAGTCTAAAAGCCTCAAAAGGAAGTATAGGGTTTGGATTAAAAACAACCTATCACATTGTGAAAAAAAAAATCCAAACACTTCGATCCTGAATTTAAGCTTTTATGATATCCTTCGAAAAAAATTGGAAATAAATATTACAAATGATTACCATAGATTACTGGAAAATTTACATTTGTTTGATTCTATTACACTAATTGATACTCCTATAGAAACAGATCCAAATGGCAAAATAAACTGGTCTTTACACAATTGGGAAGCGACGGTGGTACCACATAAAAATCAAAAAATAATACTAGATGTAAATAATTACGCTTTCTATAAAGGTATAATTGAAAAATTTGAGGAAGTAAAAATAGTATTCCATAAAAAAAAATTTTATGTAAATGGGAAACGAATTAAGTCATATAAGTTCAAAAGGAATTACTATTTTATGTTAGGTGATAATAGAAATTACTCGATTGATTCAAGACATTGGGGATTAGTGCCCGAAGAGAAAATTATTGGCAAAGTTATACTTACCTTATATTCAATTAATAGAGATTCGGAATTGGAACGTTTGTTCAAAGTAACAAGATGA
- a CDS encoding 6-bladed beta-propeller translates to MKLINGVIFCFLLLLACKKDTKINGNKMNNNLNLKSIEVDLSKTNRISLSQLYDSINLIPLETTFNNVLDEVLKLSFHKDKFYLQTSTTLSIYSQNGKYINSIDSQGIGEGKYINISDFHVNKDESLEIYDSKSKKILKYNKRGNYIDEINAILDGYSFAKLSDSLYALYIGSLAHNRDSHFKLNVINKKEEIVKRYIRIKDNQARFMHLGDLRNFQSLESSNSFFYSFNDTIYKITNKGDVFPSYYIDFGNHKLPETYLNENYGNIMEFLEPLKKTDYAYRIIGFLETNGFMAFGFMNKGEIPHFYYSISDNKGYLVNSISYDLLLPGLVMKASIDNLPMAVSGRKSYSIINANTLIKEIDSLRMSMSTVEWDKYSETKKKIVSIYNSIDIEDNPLIIEGYLKL, encoded by the coding sequence ATGAAGCTAATTAATGGAGTTATATTTTGTTTTCTACTTCTTCTTGCCTGTAAAAAGGACACTAAAATTAACGGAAACAAAATGAATAATAATTTAAATCTCAAATCAATTGAGGTCGACCTTTCTAAAACCAATAGGATTTCCCTTAGTCAATTATATGATAGTATAAATTTGATTCCTCTCGAAACAACCTTTAACAATGTTCTTGACGAAGTACTTAAACTATCTTTTCATAAGGACAAATTTTACTTGCAAACTTCTACAACATTATCAATATATTCTCAAAATGGAAAGTATATTAATTCTATAGATAGTCAAGGAATAGGAGAAGGTAAATATATTAACATATCTGATTTTCATGTTAATAAAGATGAATCTTTAGAGATTTATGACAGTAAATCAAAAAAGATTCTAAAATATAACAAGAGAGGAAACTATATCGATGAAATTAATGCAATATTGGATGGATACTCTTTTGCCAAGTTGAGTGACAGTCTTTATGCTTTATATATAGGGTCTTTAGCCCATAACAGAGACTCTCATTTTAAACTAAATGTCATTAATAAGAAAGAAGAAATTGTAAAAAGATATATCAGAATAAAAGATAATCAAGCTCGATTTATGCATCTTGGTGATTTAAGAAACTTTCAGAGTTTAGAATCCTCGAATTCATTCTTTTATAGCTTTAATGATACAATATATAAGATAACAAATAAGGGAGATGTTTTTCCAAGTTACTATATAGACTTTGGAAATCATAAGTTACCTGAAACTTATCTTAATGAAAATTATGGAAACATTATGGAGTTTTTGGAGCCTCTTAAAAAAACTGATTATGCCTACAGAATAATAGGTTTTTTAGAAACAAACGGTTTTATGGCTTTTGGTTTCATGAATAAAGGTGAGATACCCCACTTCTATTATTCTATCAGTGACAATAAAGGATATCTTGTCAATTCCATAAGTTACGATTTGCTTTTACCTGGACTAGTTATGAAAGCTTCGATTGATAATTTACCCATGGCCGTAAGTGGCAGAAAATCGTATTCGATTATAAATGCCAATACTCTGATTAAAGAAATAGATTCGCTGCGAATGTCAATGAGTACAGTGGAATGGGATAAGTATTCTGAAACAAAAAAAAAAATTGTTTCAATTTATAATAGTATTGACATTGAAGATAATCCCCTGATTATAGAGGGCTATTTAAAACTATAG
- a CDS encoding NRAMP family divalent metal transporter, whose amino-acid sequence MSKIYSFLKSLGPGLLFASMAIGTSHLVLSTKAGAQYGWIMIVPILLANLLKYPFFEFGIRYTNVTKKSLIEGYQNLGKRYLWLYAFITLISTFTILAALYIVTAGLFANLFKISGIPVHIIALGLFALISLVLIIGRYRLLENSLKLVVSILFVSLLITTVLVFYKGQVAPVPDFTPPPIFDEVGVLFLIGLIGWMPTAVEASGWVSLWGMEKLKSMDRPPTTKQALQEFNLGYFLTTALAVFFMVIGWKTLYGTQTELSGNAVVFADQVVTLFTAHIGNWSYFLIAVAAFATMFSTCMTAHDAITRVSLDVLDKLFDTHRFGQNKKAFTLGVLTMAVINWVVITLLGANMGNLVALATFVSFVFAPILGWMNHKTIISKDVPHTSQPGKTLRILSYLGIFFLSAFALYYCWISFFS is encoded by the coding sequence TTGTCTAAAATTTATAGTTTCCTCAAAAGCCTTGGACCCGGACTTTTATTTGCCAGTATGGCCATTGGCACATCCCATTTGGTGCTGTCCACCAAAGCTGGCGCGCAGTACGGTTGGATCATGATCGTTCCGATCCTGCTTGCCAATCTTTTGAAGTACCCTTTTTTTGAATTTGGTATTCGCTACACCAATGTCACTAAAAAAAGCCTTATTGAAGGTTATCAAAACCTTGGGAAACGCTACTTGTGGTTATATGCCTTTATTACCCTCATTTCCACTTTTACCATCCTAGCGGCATTGTACATTGTTACGGCGGGGCTTTTTGCCAATCTTTTTAAAATTTCCGGCATTCCTGTCCATATTATTGCTTTGGGATTATTTGCCCTAATTAGTTTGGTACTGATCATTGGACGTTATCGGCTATTGGAGAACTCACTAAAGCTGGTGGTCAGTATACTGTTTGTCTCCCTTTTGATCACCACTGTTCTGGTATTTTATAAAGGTCAGGTTGCCCCTGTTCCGGATTTTACGCCCCCTCCTATTTTTGATGAAGTCGGAGTCCTGTTTTTGATTGGACTTATTGGTTGGATGCCAACAGCGGTGGAGGCTTCTGGATGGGTTAGCCTTTGGGGTATGGAAAAATTAAAATCAATGGATCGACCACCCACCACCAAACAGGCTTTACAGGAATTCAACCTTGGTTATTTTTTGACTACCGCTTTAGCCGTATTCTTTATGGTGATTGGGTGGAAAACCTTATACGGAACCCAAACCGAGTTAAGTGGAAATGCCGTGGTTTTTGCCGATCAGGTAGTCACCCTATTTACGGCACATATAGGAAACTGGTCGTACTTTCTCATTGCCGTAGCGGCATTTGCCACCATGTTCAGTACTTGCATGACCGCCCATGATGCCATAACACGTGTAAGTCTTGATGTTTTGGATAAACTTTTTGATACCCATAGGTTTGGCCAAAACAAAAAGGCGTTTACCCTGGGAGTTTTGACTATGGCCGTAATCAATTGGGTGGTCATTACACTTTTAGGTGCCAATATGGGGAATCTTGTAGCCTTGGCCACATTCGTTTCATTTGTCTTTGCCCCCATTTTGGGTTGGATGAACCATAAAACCATCATCTCCAAAGACGTTCCCCATACGTCCCAACCAGGAAAAACCTTACGAATATTAAGCTATTTGGGCATATTCTTTCTCAGTGCATTTGCACTTTATTATTGCTGGATAAGCTTCTTTTCCTAA